A window of the Nitrospira sp. genome harbors these coding sequences:
- a CDS encoding hybrid sensor histidine kinase/response regulator, whose amino-acid sequence MIELLSRDHTILERPYMVYCPFGIDENGKKVQDVSGISVRAMVTFLEQYVTQRDGGAAGTEAVSKACELLNSRVLDVAYHVNPKFLRNVWNSYSYEFTMYLREFCEQITGDPEFHFKIGQEGYLLSPLMILLRPLTISQMFAMLPRILPKFSTQFIVETISSSASGGIVKIRFTDRVLEEFGPYRMRCTWMVCQGLKGAMTNTPVRVHGMPPLTLYEKSCMGNGDEACEIDASWAPEPTRNWVWPMVSALIGLFLFIGIRHRYPMVTSTEAILVSLLPFGMWALGFATQKRLYSVILEQHETEYGRQEELREAYMEQQQTSMELRRKVIELTELRDELQTLNLGLESRVQSRTAELQAVNAKLIEMDQVKSRFIAHVSHELRTPLTSMTGFTENMLDGITGSLNDKQTHSLKRIAANAGHLGRMIDNLLDQASIEAGKIRLSLMEVSLSAVIVEAVDQMRPLLEEKHHIMNARIDDDVTAWVDPDKISQIVTNLVSNAIKYTREGGCIGIRLLRTNEYATVVISDTGEGIPAELVPCLFDPFFRVNRSEKNIVKGLGLGLSIVKQLVELHGGHIDVQSTPHQGTEFRFTVPLIQAPAVIGVPQNVTRRTILVVDDDADIRQMLSDRLEASGYDVLSARDGAEALDVLALRSIHGMILDIGMPGLDGLDVLARIRANHAYLPIVMITAAASEGRASAAMLAGAQAYLLKPLNGSQFQQAVDQWFGATVGNT is encoded by the coding sequence ATGATTGAGCTGCTCTCCCGTGACCATACGATCCTTGAACGGCCCTATATGGTTTATTGTCCTTTCGGGATAGATGAGAATGGCAAGAAGGTTCAGGACGTAAGTGGTATCAGCGTGCGCGCTATGGTGACTTTTTTGGAGCAGTACGTTACACAACGTGATGGAGGCGCTGCCGGAACAGAAGCCGTGTCAAAAGCTTGTGAGTTGTTGAATAGTCGCGTTCTAGATGTCGCCTATCATGTGAACCCCAAATTCCTGCGAAATGTCTGGAATAGCTATAGTTACGAGTTCACCATGTATTTGCGAGAGTTCTGCGAACAGATCACCGGAGACCCTGAATTTCACTTTAAAATTGGGCAGGAAGGCTACCTTTTGTCGCCTCTGATGATTTTATTGCGCCCCTTAACGATTTCACAAATGTTTGCCATGCTTCCCCGTATTCTGCCGAAGTTCTCCACACAGTTCATTGTTGAAACGATTTCTTCCTCCGCAAGCGGCGGTATTGTGAAAATAAGGTTTACTGATCGCGTCCTCGAGGAGTTCGGCCCGTATCGCATGCGTTGTACCTGGATGGTCTGCCAGGGCTTAAAAGGTGCCATGACCAACACTCCTGTTAGAGTTCATGGAATGCCTCCTCTCACTCTTTATGAAAAGAGTTGCATGGGGAACGGCGATGAGGCGTGTGAAATCGATGCTTCTTGGGCGCCGGAACCGACACGAAATTGGGTATGGCCTATGGTATCTGCGTTGATAGGATTGTTCCTCTTCATCGGTATCCGACATCGATACCCAATGGTGACATCCACCGAAGCGATTCTGGTTTCCCTTCTACCATTCGGGATGTGGGCACTCGGTTTTGCAACGCAAAAGAGACTCTATTCAGTTATCCTAGAGCAGCATGAGACAGAGTACGGACGACAAGAAGAACTACGTGAGGCCTACATGGAACAACAGCAAACCAGCATGGAATTGCGACGTAAGGTCATCGAGCTGACTGAGTTGCGTGACGAACTCCAGACTCTGAACCTTGGTCTAGAATCTCGAGTTCAATCCCGGACAGCAGAGCTACAAGCCGTGAACGCGAAGTTGATCGAGATGGACCAGGTTAAGTCACGATTTATCGCGCATGTGTCTCACGAACTACGTACCCCTCTGACGAGTATGACGGGCTTTACCGAGAACATGCTTGATGGCATCACCGGCTCTCTGAATGACAAACAAACACATTCTTTGAAACGGATCGCAGCTAATGCGGGCCATCTCGGTCGGATGATCGACAACCTTCTTGACCAAGCCAGCATCGAGGCCGGAAAGATTCGTCTGTCGCTCATGGAAGTATCGTTGTCTGCCGTGATTGTTGAAGCCGTCGACCAGATGCGACCCTTGCTTGAGGAAAAACATCACATCATGAATGCAAGAATCGATGATGATGTGACGGCCTGGGTCGACCCGGATAAGATCAGCCAAATTGTGACGAATCTGGTCTCCAACGCGATCAAATATACTCGAGAAGGTGGGTGCATCGGTATCCGGCTTTTACGCACCAATGAATATGCGACGGTAGTCATCTCTGATACCGGTGAAGGAATTCCAGCTGAATTGGTCCCCTGCTTGTTTGACCCGTTCTTCCGTGTGAATCGTTCGGAGAAAAACATCGTAAAAGGTCTTGGGCTTGGCCTCTCGATAGTGAAACAGTTAGTTGAGTTGCACGGTGGACATATTGATGTGCAGAGTACGCCACATCAAGGAACAGAATTTCGATTCACCGTACCTTTGATTCAAGCCCCCGCTGTCATAGGCGTTCCGCAGAACGTTACGAGGCGCACAATTCTGGTCGTGGACGACGATGCTGATATTCGACAGATGTTGAGCGACCGTTTGGAAGCGAGCGGATATGATGTCCTCTCCGCCCGTGATGGTGCAGAAGCTCTTGATGTGTTGGCCCTACGCTCGATTCACGGCATGATTCTCGATATAGGGATGCCTGGTCTTGATGGTCTAGACGTATTGGCACGAATCCGAGCGAACCACGCGTACTTGCCTATTGTGATGATCACAGCCGCTGCATCGGAAGGGCGGGCTTCTGCAGCCATGCTTGCCGGTGCCCAGGCCTATCTCCTCAAGCCGCTTAATGGAAGCCAGTTTCAGCAGGCCGTTGACCAATGGTTCGGCGCTACCGTTGGTAATACGTAA
- a CDS encoding GYD domain-containing protein, translated as MPSYVSLIKFTQHGLQTMKDKGIERADMVKKNAQTLGGKLIQAYYCLGEYDVVAIWDFPDNKAAMKAAVLNASMGHIEITTMPSVNRDEWKSLLQGTIGKKK; from the coding sequence ATGCCGAGTTACGTCAGCCTCATCAAGTTCACGCAGCACGGTCTTCAAACCATGAAAGACAAAGGGATTGAACGCGCCGACATGGTCAAGAAGAACGCCCAGACGCTCGGCGGCAAGCTGATCCAGGCCTACTATTGCCTGGGCGAATACGACGTCGTCGCCATTTGGGACTTTCCAGATAATAAGGCGGCCATGAAAGCAGCAGTATTGAATGCCTCGATGGGTCATATTGAGATTACGACGATGCCGTCCGTCAACCGGGACGAATGGAAATCTCTCCTGCAAGGAACAATAGGCAAGAAGAAGTAG